The sequence below is a genomic window from bacterium.
GGTACATGGAGTACCCGACCTTCTGCCCCTGCAACGTATTGGACAGCCAGGTCTCGGCACTGACCGGGCCCGACCCGGACGGCCCGGCATGACCGCACCCGGCCACTATGGCGACAACCGCCGCCAGAACAAGCGCCTTTCTCATGGTCTGAGCCTAGTGCCCCGGAAGCGCTTTGTCAACGCGGGTCTTGCTCCCGAAGTCCGAAGCTCGACGCCCGATTCAAGTCCGAACCGCGAGCCCTGGCTATTCGAGTTTCGAGCCTGGCCGCTGCCTCGCCTCTCCTTGATTTGACATCTGTCGGCCCATGGTTAATATTCTCTGTCGGGCCCCGGGGACCTGCGCCCGGCAACAGACGAGAAACAAGGTCCCGTAACCGCTTGAGAAGCGAATGCGAGGTCCACGTGTGTTTGCCTGAGAAGCTCGCAGGCTGGTCCCGTACCGAATCCCAAGCAATAAAACGACCGGAGGAACTAGATGGCAAAGCGCATCTTTGTGGGCAACCTGCCCTTCAGCGCTACCGAAGACCAGTTGCGTGCTCTGTTCGGCGCTCACGGCGAAGTATCCGCCGTCAACATCATCACCGACAAGTTCACGGGCCGCTCGCGCGGCTTCGCGTTCGTGGAGATGAGTGACGACGCGGCCGCGGCTGCCGCAATCGCGGCGCTCAACCAGTACCAGCTCGACGGCCGGGCTCTGACCGTGAACGAGGCCCGCGAGCGGACCGAAGGCGGCCCGCGCGGCGGGTTCGGCGGACCGGGACGCGGCGGCCCGCGCCGCGGCGGCCGCGACGACCAGAAGCGCGACTTCAACCGGCCCCGCTGGTAGACCAGGCGCAGCAGTTCTCAGGCGGGCGGGCTCATGCCCGCCCGCGCCCTTTGCGGTGGCCTCTTCCGCTGTTGACTTTCACGCGCTCGCCCCTAAGATGCACTGATTTGGCCATGAAACCACAACTTGTGAACCGCCGGAGGTCGCGCCTATGAACATAATCGAGTCGGGCATCGGCGAGCTGTTCCAGCCGCCGGACCCGGATGGGTTCCGCGAATGGGTCCACACGCGGAAGAACACGAAGATGGTGGACAAAGTCATGACCGAGCAGGAAGCAGTCGCGA
It includes:
- a CDS encoding RNA-binding protein, producing MAKRIFVGNLPFSATEDQLRALFGAHGEVSAVNIITDKFTGRSRGFAFVEMSDDAAAAAAIAALNQYQLDGRALTVNEARERTEGGPRGGFGGPGRGGPRRGGRDDQKRDFNRPRW